From the genome of Eublepharis macularius isolate TG4126 chromosome 4, MPM_Emac_v1.0, whole genome shotgun sequence:
aggccacatctatacagcctggaaaatccacaacaaccatcgttttccagccgtgaaagcctttgacaataaatcCTGCTTTGATTCATCAGGTCTGCTTTTATGTTCTTGGGTTATGTTTAAAACTAAAGGCATACAATACAGAGGCACACAGAACTTCTCCCTCCGTACATCTTTCCCTAGATGACTAATTTATGGTTCCAGAGTTatattcctctccctcccatcaatTTGGTCCTTCCCATCAGACCCCAAAATTTACCTTGCTGCAACCGATATCCAAATACCAGTATATCTGGGGAAGCAAAAACAACCAAGATGAAGCACTTGATCTTTAGACCGTTAACAAAtattatcttaaaaaaaaaaactacttgtCATTGAGACTTTTCCTTATTTCAAGCAAAGAATTAAAGCAGAAGTTGAAACCAACGTAGAAGGCGAAATTCCCTCCTACTACATTAATGGGCttacaaatattaaaatttgtattctcaaaaattaaatattttcaaaaatCCAAATTAAGAGGGAAAATTTACAAAAAGTTGATAGCAAGTATCTTAATAGAAAATACGAGAACCACAAAAGTAACAGACATGTAAAAACTTTTCATGAGTTCTATTATTTGACCATACCGATTTCCTTTCTGATATCTGAAAGGTGACGAAAGAGAAAGGTAACTCATAAGAGAACATAATGGAATGTTTATATAATTTGAACTAATTACATTACTATTATTAAACTACCTACACATTTAAGGATAAAAGAGAATATTTATGTGTTCCTACATTAGAAGAGCTTATGTGTCTgtgtataaacaaacacacatacacacactcatgCCCTGACCTGCATGACTCAGgctagcctaatctcatcagattttgaaaGTTGTCCTTGTTAgttcttggatggaagaccaccatagaagaccagggtggctatgcagaggcagccaattgccaaccacctctgttactcttgccttgaaaaccccagcagagattgtcagctgtgacttgttggcattttacacacacacatgcttatatacacacacagagctatacatcttttatgtttatattttttaaacaCACACTAATTTTAGAGATACAGATGATAGATAATGAAATCAGGTTCATTTTATATTATTCATGCTATCCTTTGATTAAGCATGCCTTAATTGGACCAGTTTTGAACAACAGTGTTGGATAATTTGGTTCCTGATAAAGTGTGTTCAAGCCTTCCCACTTTTCTGCTGTTAGATGTTGTGGTGCTGCCAACAATAAAAGCTTTCCAGAGCCTGTAGTGCCCACTTTTGGATCAAGACAATGTCCCATATATTCATATAACAGTCTTGCAGCTATTCTTCACTACCTTTGAATCGTTTTGTGACGGCTTCCAGAAAGGGATTTATCTCACAGAATTCCCAAACCCTCCACTTCAGCACTGGAAGGAAGACCACAGGATTCTCAACTGTTTTCTTGTCACACCTGGAGAGAAACAGTTAACCACCTTTGCTTTAAGGGGAAGTGGAGGGTAGGTGGAAGGTATAGACAGAGATCCGGAGACCTGTTTGCCCAGACCCTTGTGAAAGGAGCTGGTGGGAGGTGATACATTAAGTGGCTACTTTACTATGGGCAAGGGAGTGGGGACCTCAGGCCagtcaaacacactcagcctaatctatctcagaGGGCTGTagctaggataaaatggagggacaTATACACAGCCTTCAGCTCCTTTTCCAGGAAGGTTAGgatatataaatgtttggagtggaATGAGGTGTGGGAAAATATATGGTGAAGACATTTGGGGAGGGTGATCTCAGCAATAGACTGCCATATGTCATTCATTGTCTCTAGTTTGATCTCTAGGTCACTGAAACTAAGACTTGCTCCTTCGCCATGCTGCATTCTGGACTCTtcccctctcagcccagctctgaTACTGGAAGTCACCCAAGGCTGGGGTTGGGGGAGATACTGAAAATACGGAGACACAATGAGGCACGGTTCGGGAAGGGGGCAGGGTTTCGATTCCCGTCACCTGCAGGCCCTATTTTGTTTTTTACAAAAGACACACATGCTTTAAACACACTTATGGGTATAAAAATGGCACTCTCTCTAGTCATATCTCCATAGTTCCTCTTGGAACTAAATTACACTTTGGGGGAATCCAGTCCTTGGGTATAGTTTTATAAGAGGTATGTGTGCGCGTACATGCCAAAAGCATAGTGGGGGAAATAagaagaaatttagaaggaagtaaagagagATTTCATCAGCTTCCTAGGAAGTATTCCAGGAAAAAGGGCAACAAGGATGAATTCTGAGGGAACAACAGACCTTGGGATGGCTGAAGAAGGGAAAACTAGAGGAGTGAAGGCCATAGATAGGAAATTATGGGGTATTAAATCCCTGCTGTGGAAGCTATCAATGGGGAGGGAGAATGGGAGGAGGAGGCTTCTGAAGCAAACTGCCCTCTGGACTTAAGACTGTCCAATCCCATACTCTCTCATCCTTTCTTTTATTTGTGTAAATGCCAGCCAGCCATCATCAGGAAAAAGGGGGAACATAAGCCTTGATTAACTGGTAGCATGTAAGCGttgtgttccctaaagggctGTCATTTGGGACCCTACTGGAATAATCATGTGATCTAAGTATAAAACCCCTTTTCACAGCTATTTTAACTGTACAGACAAGACGATGAACAATGGCGATGAacaacaaagatttatttacagaaaataagatgCGTAACAATGGTTTTTCATGGAATGGTTCAGTACTGAATTTACGACTCTCTCTCAACTTCTCTCCCAGAGATTATAAATTTTCCTAATGGGAGTTAACCACATTGAAGTTGAGCCTTGGTTAACATACACAAACACTGTGGGAAGATATGATTCCCCTTTCTCCAGACAAGTTATCTCAAAGTTGTAGGACTACCTTTTCATCCCACCGTCTCTGGTTCTCAAAAACTGCCCAAGTAGATGTGGTATTTCTGGCTTTTAACAGAATAATTATCACCTAAAATATGCTTTCTTCCCTaagtctactcaaaatcctaccTAAAAGCCCAATAAGAATCTGGATAAAGTTCTGCTATCCAGAGCGACCGTATCCCATCTGAGGGAGAAGTTTGTTCTCCTCCTTTTaaattaaagggtttttttaaagagaaaaagaaataatcATGAACACATCCCGCACCAGAAACGGAAGCAGGACTTACCATTACAGAATACCCCAAAGCATTATTTCTTAACCTCTCCAAATACTTGTAAATATCTTAAATGCAATACATTTTATCAGGAGCCTGGAAGGCCTTGTGTTTCTCATGACAACtagacccctcccccaaatcatgAAATATGAAGGGAGATGAGCTGGATATACTTACCTCTGCAAGGTGGTTTTAATAtcctaaaaggaaaaaagaaaggcaaAGAAGAGGAAATTCAGGGCCTGCCGTGGACCATCCCCTCAGACCTTGAAGGGAAGGCACTCTCAGCTCCATGCCAGGTGAATTTAGAACACACATCCCCACTCCAGAACTTGGGAAATATCTTCATAAAGTGAGGAGAAACATCTTCAGTCAGCAGGAAAAGTATAGCCATTTCAGCAACCTGTTCTACTTCACGAACTAAACATATTGGCAAAAAGCCAACAAAACAAGACGTCCCCCTTTCTGGACTCTCCCATGAACATCTTCCACATGAATCTagttttcgatgtattgtcgaaggctttcacggccggagaacgatggttgttgggggttttccgggctgtattgccgtggtcttggcattgtagttcctgacgtttcgccagcagctgtggctggcatcttcagaggtgtagcaccaaaagacagagatctctcagtgtcacagtgtggaaaagatgtaggtcatttgtatctactcaggaggggtggggttgagctgagtcattctgtaagagtttcccagggtgtggaatgctaatggcgggaggcttcactgtatcctgaggaggttcttttgcatatggattggtgcttgatgtgctaatcttctctgcagggctattgtcgggtgtggagtgttttgttggcctggtgtttttcagaactggagcccatgctctgttcattcttaaggtttcttctttcctgttgaagttttgcttatgcttgtgaatttcaatggaaattgaaagaggacattttcttcaggcagttggcaatcctaagttAACAACACAGATATGGCTACACACTCTGAAAGCATGCAGGCAGGGACTCCAAATCCCTCTTCATTGCGTGTAAATACCATTTGTCACAGATGCCCACAGATATGTGAGTTTGGCAAATAGTTTATAAATGCTTGTTAGATCTAAGGATTTCACTGattttccatctctttctttAAAGCCCCATATGCAAATATGGTAGCCCCACAGAATAAGAAAGGAAGGTTGGCTAAAGCAGAGAAACCCAGAAGCAGACCTTGAAAACAAAGGTGTTTAAACTgaggttgcaatcctaagaataatCAATGGAGCATATTCCCAGGAAATAAACAggagttacttctgagtagatcttaGGCTTGTGCTCTGTGAAGCGTGAAGAGAACTTCTTAGCGGGAAATAAAAACTACCACCAAGGAAAGAGAAAGGCTCTTCTTCAGAATAGTCCACCCAATAACACAAGTGAATATCATATATACTAAAAGCCGAGCTGCCCtgttctgtggatacttaaatctgcagacTGTGGCCATTTGAAAACACAGCAGTGGCTTCTGATCCTGGGGTAACGCCCCCAGGGCtacagaaaaatacaaaaagtaGAAATGATGCATTGGgggttaacccccctcccccccccaacaacaacaCTGCACAGTTTGCGCAGCTGCTACCTACCCACCTGCTGTTACAGTGGGCAGCAGAGCAGCCCTGCGAGACTCAGGTGATCTCAGCAGGCCCAGACGCCTCCAGAATGGCAGGGTCTACTCCGTCCGCCTCCCCTGCTGCCCCAGGACTCATGGAGCAGGCTGGTGGGTACAGCACTGAGACACCTATTacctccacctcctgcagctgcTTAAAAATTGCCAAGAGCCCTCAGTCCACATGGCTGATGTGGATCAGCACCTTGCAGCAATGTTTTAACGACTAAAATCTCCTGTACAATGGCGCTAAGCTccaacttttttgggggggcaggaggaaggaaggagagtggGTGCATGCATGGGGGAGTTACAGACAAGTATGGGGGCAAAAATGTTACAGTTTCCCCTTTTCAATCACCCCCCCCAACACCCTTAccctctgcccccttcctctcACAGATCCTTCCCTCTTTGCCCTCATCAAAACCCTTCTTCTTtggcccccccttcctccctaaAGACCCTTTGAGGGTCTTGGTTTCGGAAGGGAAGTGGCAAAGATTCTCTGCAAGGGAGCCTAGCATGGAAGCCTAGCATGGGTCCCTGGAATCCCCACAGGGGTACCATCTTCATGCACAGATCCTATTAACAGCTTCATAAACTGGGCTTTTTTGTGAAGGTTGGAAATTAGTGTTTACCTGGAGAGCAAGCTGAGCTTTTGgaatacatgaagttgccttcaCTGCATCTGACCATCAGTCTATCaaggtctactctgactggcagcagctctccagggtctcaggtagagatttTTCACTTCACCTGTTGCCTGATCTGTTTAGCCAGAGATGCTGGGGAatagaacctggggccttctgcatgcaaagcaggtgctctaccactgagccatatccTCACCACAGTCTTACCTGCAGGAGTTCATTGGCTGGCTGCTGACACTTCTTCTCCATCTCTCCGATGAGACTGTCAAGAGAGGAGAGTTCCCGGGAGAGTCTGGCCAGGTGCGCATCCCTTTGTCTTGTAATGTCCTTCTCCATCTCCTCCACCTGGGCCACCAGAAGTTTCTCTTGCTTTTCTAGAAACTCGTGCAGTTTTCTGAACTCAGCCACCATCTTCGCCTTCTCCAATTCAGTTTGTTTCTACAATAATCAGATGGAAAGGGGAGAAAAGTATGTCAGGACATGAGTGGCTCTCTGCAATGCGAAGAGATAATAAGAATTCTCACAGGAAGGTCActtctgattccccccccccaactccaccCATTATATCAGGGGAAAAGCTTCCTAAGGACATCCAAGCATTTATCAACTGCCTTTcaggaacatttttttcctgacatTGTGTCtaaagtgccagactaggatctgggagacccaggttcaaatctctagcAGGGAAGGTCACTGAATGACCTTGGCCTAACATACCTcagggggttgttgtgaggataaaatggaggaggagcgccactttgggtcccccttagggacaaaagcagagtataaatgtctagataaataaataaaaatataagtcCTGAGATGCAGCATTATGAGCCATTTTGTTGAAATCTTATGTGCTTTCCAGTAATAGCGACATTGTGCATTCTCAACCTGCCATAACAATCACTTGGAAATCTTCCTCCACTTCAGTTAAAGTGAATGACTATCATATGTAGAGATGATTTTTCCACTTTAAATATCTGCATGCTCCCTCCAACTAGCCTCTCACACAACACACAATTTTCCCATCCTGAAACAGCCCTCGAGAGCCAGTGTTTGCCACTCTGGAAAAGATACTTTGGGGTAAATGTCatcgtggtggtggtggggagctgaAGCCCCTTTCCACACATGCCACAGTCCCAATTCAATTCAGGCCTACATGCACCTAATCATAATGCGTGCTACAACCGAAGTGACACATATGAAACGGGTCTTACTAGCAGGTCTTGGCTTTCAACTTCTGTGTTTGCTTTATACTCcagaattttctctctctcttttctcagatTTTTTAGGCAGCTGCAGATTTGAGcctgaaaagaaaacaagagtttGAATTGCGTTACTTTATGCTTCAAAACCAATCTACAGTTCCCTGTTCTACATTCCAGCATCTTTCAATTAAAACTATAGGTAGCCAGATCGCTTAATAGAAAAATCCCAAGAAAACCAAAAGCTTTCAATTTGCCCAGAACTTTTCACCCTGTTCCTGCATTCCATTTTTAGGAGCTACAGGCTGGGGACTTTTCCATCATGCCctatttcaagtgggtagccatgctactggacccgaatcttgctctatcGTGTCATGAAATGTCTTTCCCTTGCTCCCTTTTTTGTACTGAACATCTGGCCTGATGAAAAGTTCTGGGCAACTAGAAAACATGCATGCTCTGAactcatgaagttgccttatcctAAGCCAGAGCAACGATCTATCAAGGTCTTAGAGATgctaggaactgaacctgggatcttcacTGAGCCGCAACATCTGCAGTTTCCAAGGGTCAAACCCGGGGAGCCCTTTCTTAGGAAATGGCACACGCCAGGTCTCACAATAAGTAGTGTAATAAATACCCAAAGGAACACCCTGTGCAATTGTTCTTGTGCACTGACATACATTTGCGCAGTTTGCACtaggcaactgagagccaagctacaagtgatgcctgacacaggttggacacttgtcagcttccctcaagttttgatgggaaatgtaggcatcctggtcttgcagcttggctccccatttaattgaagtttacagaacccccccccacacacacacacacccagcggtggggaggggggcgtccAGTGAGAGCCCGACGccggcactcccctcctgactgcatgttctccctcccacagaCTGCCACTCTTTAAActacaattaaatggagagccaagctgcaagaccaggatgcctacatttcccatcaacacttgagggaagctgacaagcgtccaacctgtgtcaggcatcacttgtagcttgactctgagacaGAGCATGTGCCTATGGAGCTGAAGAATGCCATGCCTTCCCTCCTGCTCCACAGCTGGACTCggcccattcccccaccccccaataagTTTGTACCTTGGACTCCTGGGCAGCCTCGGGAAGGGGAACCGTGTTGTGACCCTGGTGCTCCCTGGATCTGTCGCACACGACGCAGACGGGGGCTCCGTCGTCCTTGCAGAAGAGCTTCAGGGGCTCCCGGTGCCTCGGGCAGACGTCGCCCCTGCCGCCCATCTCCGCCTCTCCCGGGCGGCCCAACTCTTGAATGGCTTTCACCAAGCTGGCCAGCTGCTGGTTCGGCTTGAAATGCTGCTGGGAAACAGCCTCCCTGCACTGGGGGCAGCAGAAGGGGCCCTGCCCGGGGGCCTCCCCCCAGCTCCGAGCAAGGCAGGCGTGGCAGAAGTTGTGGCCGCAGTTCAGAGTCACCGGCTGGGTGAAAAAGTCCAGGCAAACGGGGCAGGTCGCTTCGTCTTGCAGCTTCTGGGCCGCCATGGCTCAAAGGTCACGGGGAGAGTTGCGATTTCTTGCCCGCCCATCTCCCTGTCGCAGAAACGCGTTGGCTGGAGAGAGAAGAGGCGGAGAGAGAAGAGGTGGTTCCTCTCTAGAAGCTGACTGGGGGGTAAGGGGCTGGGTTTTCCCTCCATAGCTGCCCCAAACGAAGGCGACCTCAAAAGGAAGGAGGAGTGCCCACACTTTTTGAAGCTGGACCCACTGCTTAATGGGCTGTACTTGTTTGTAACCAGATTTCATGCCGTGTTCCTCCTTGGTAGGGAGTCGTGGCTGACTTATGCCAACTCGTGGTGGGCTTTTTATGgcaagaaacagaggtggtttgcctctgcaacccaggtctttattggaggtctcccatccaattactaaccaaggctgaccctgcttagcttcccagatccgGCTTGTCTCCCTCCCCAACATAAAATCAACTTAGTGTTTTTTTAATTCAactttattaatacaataatacattCATAACATGATAAGAGTAAGAACAAGAATGAGAACagtaacattaacattaacaactGAGGTGATGTGCTATAGCCATTAACAATCATACATCTGATAACTGCTTTCTCAAGTAATAATCTTACTTTCCACATTTATTTCCTATCTATAGCCGTATGAGTTAATGTGTACATACTTATAGCAACCACTATAGatctttcaagacaagagacgaggtggtctgccattgcctgcctctgcataataacCCTAGGGTGGTCTCCCACTCAAATACTAACCTTCCAGCTGTATTTCTTGGCCATTAGACAggcactttatcttcacaacagacctgtgaGGTAGGGCGAGCATCATCTCTCAGTCCTAACCTGGCactgtaaccactgcaccacaatgTCATTCTATTCACCCTCTCCTGTCAACACAAAGTGCTTCAGAGCGAAGGCAGCATGGTTTGGTAGCTAGGAGTTCGAGACTAGAGCTTCTTCCATAACAGATTTCGAATCCAACGCAAAGAGCAAGTCATATgttctggcgggggggggggcagattgctGAGTAGGGGAGCCAGAAATTACTCCATTGTTATGAACAGATCACCCTCTGGGCGTTGTTTGGATTTCTGGGCACTTCTAACTTGCAGAAGGGAAATTACTgaaatctggaagacccagactAATCAGGcttgaaagcttgctggatgaccttgggccagtcacactcagagttgttgcgaggataaaatgcagcTGAGCACAATGATAAAAGTTGCATTggatccctattggggagaaaggtagagtataaattaaGACCTCAGGATCTACTTGCATACCAACAACATGCTCCTTTCCATCTCCCTGACATAAAATAGATGAATTTCAAATCCATGGCAAAGTGATAAGTTCCTACTTATTTTTCATTGCCAATACCCACAAATATCTAGCATTTCTGAGCAACAGGCTATTTCATATATACCCAAATTTGCTATCAAGCCTTATTTTCTACTTCACTGTGGCTGATaacgcacacattggataatgcactttcaatgcactttatcaatcgcttgaggtggattatttgttctgcacacaaaaatccgttccaaattatctataaagagaattggaagtgcattatccaacgtgtgcggaatcaccgtgtgttctctctcctcctcaaCCCCCAGCCTCACAACCTACCTGGAAGAACCACAACCCATTTTGGGATGATAACCCATAGAATGAAAACCACAGGCTTAAGGAATTTACAGTTGATTTGCCGAATTTCCTGGTGATGCCCTGGTTGACGTAAAATGGTGAACTTGTCCTGGATGGTTGGTAATTTGCTCCTATATGAACTTGCCCTCAAAACAGGAGGACAAGTTGTGTGTCCCCCATCCCACTGCTCCTTTGGCACGCGAGGGCACACTTTCTTGCCCTGTGTGAGACTGAGGGTCACAGCAGCCCACGCCTGCAGTGTTAAGAGTAgacagaaaaaggaaggagggatagCTCCATTATTTTACACCCCATCTTTCTTCCTAATGCAGATTAAAAGCAGTatacattgttctccattttttcctcacaacagccctgtgaggtaggttgggttgAAAGTGTGGGACTGCCCCAacgtcacccagcgagctttcatagtggactggggattcaaaccttgacCTCTGAGGTCCTAGTAGAGACCACCACTGTACCATTCTGGCTGCTACTGTGTGTCAATACACAAAAATGTTGGCTAAGCATTTGCTCTTAAAGCTTGGGCTAAGCTCTTGCACCTTATTTTGAATGCCAGGGTCATTCCTAGGAGACAAAGAATAAGAAGAGCAATTCTGAGTATGTACAGAGAGTGCTTTCAACCACAGAGATCGGGTATCTAACATTAGGCATGCAGGTTCAAAAACAAAGGCACTGCATTAATTGGTCACATCACATCTGTATCCCATCCTTCCAAACCTCCGAGAAGCTCAAATCATCTTTAAGCTTACATTTCCTCTGCAGCTGGTTATGCCAAGACCACTCACTTATCTGAAAAATGCACATTCCTTCATCTAAGCTACAGCCTGGCTCGGCAGGGATTTGAATTTAAAATCCCTATAtgtagagccaggcaatggcaaacctctgttagtctcttgccttgaaaactccagcaggggttgccataaatcagctatgacttgagggcactctccaccacctcaaAACCTAACACTTCCTCTGAGAagtggactgggaagtgaaaatggtcCTGGAGCCAGCCAAGCTGAGTGGCTCCCTGAGGTGGTGCAAACCAGTACTGCTAAGCTGTGCAGCCAATGGGTATTAGCTCACCCATTGCTCCTTCTTGAAAACTGgcagcagagcagagggaaaAGACAGGTGGTGAACTGACACCACCTACTGCTGCTGATGAAAGGTTTGAGGTTCCGAGAGAGTTGCTAGTGCTTGATTATGATCGCTGCTGGCCACCAGGGGTCCTCAAGGGCTGCAGGAATTTTCCCTGTAAATTAAAAACGCAAGTCTTCCCTCACTTCCTTTACTACTCCACACCAGTTCACTGCACTGCTGTATCCCTGGGGCCCACCGCCTTTGgttgcttcctgccctccccttccaAGAGACAGGCACAATAAaacaagaagcagaagcagaaacaGCAGTACCAAGATATTTCAATAGCATTTTGACTATGTGTTTGCTATTATGCCATTGCACTTTAAGAAATTGTTCCAGGTTGAATAGAGGGTGGGGAAGGTAAGATTAACAGGGAAGTTGTGTTTTGAGATAACTGAACTGCTTGGAGGTCAAACAATATAAAAATTATTAGCCGTGACATGGATTATCTGTTAAAACCGAGCAAACCATTCATCTGCTATAGTGGAAACTGCTGCAAAGCCAGTATGCTGTAGAACAGACAGACTGCTGAATGTATGAGGGGGAAGGCTTCATTCAAACCTACGTTCAGTGAGCAGCCTTGGGGTCCATATGACCTACTTCACGGGTGTGTTTCCCCCTGCATTCCTGGGAAGGATGGGTTTTTAAAAGTAGAACCATCACAAGTGGAATGGAGGGCGGGAGTGACAGGATGTGAAATTGAGGAGCCATTGTATAACTTTATTAAAAACTCTGCAGACACCAGCATTACCCAAAAGAGTAaacagtttttatttaaaaagagaacAGCTGTTATCAGGTTAACTGTAGGTTACAAATCTTACAAAAGCGATCAGAAGTGTCCCACCTCACACAcctcttaaaaaaaatcacctgatTTGGGGTAGGACCTGTTCAAGCTAACCAGAATCCTCTAATCCTAGTTAAAAATGCCATAGCGAAGTCCTTATTTGCCAAGGGAGTCTAGTCAACAAGCAAGCAGCCATCTTGGATATTAAAATTTTGCCTTAAATGTCACACCGGCCTCCTGCAGTAGCCTCAAGCCCACAGGTTTTTGATATCTGCTTTCCCACAGCTGATGAAGGACTGAAGGGAAAGGAAGCCAGAACTGAGGAGCTTCCCTATTTAAGATTTATTAGAGTTCGTCCATTCAACCAGAAGAAGGGGAGAAAGGTATCTTGGAAACTGCCAATTTCAGTGAACCCAAAAAGCTTTGTTGCTGTCTGCGCATCATAAAAGTTCACCTGCCCCCCAGAGCAGTTCAGAGACACCCGAATCTTCCTGAGCCGTCTGTTCAcctgcagaggagggcaatgcGGGGCATCTAGGACCTTGAACTGCCCT
Proteins encoded in this window:
- the LOC129328175 gene encoding E3 ubiquitin-protein ligase TRIM7-like; this translates as MAAQKLQDEATCPVCLDFFTQPVTLNCGHNFCHACLARSWGEAPGQGPFCCPQCREAVSQQHFKPNQQLASLVKAIQELGRPGEAEMGGRGDVCPRHREPLKLFCKDDGAPVCVVCDRSREHQGHNTVPLPEAAQESKAQICSCLKNLRKEREKILEYKANTEVESQDLLKQTELEKAKMVAEFRKLHEFLEKQEKLLVAQVEEMEKDITRQRDAHLARLSRELSSLDSLIGEMEKKCQQPANELLQDIKTTLQRCDKKTVENPVVFLPVLKWRVWEFCEINPFLEAVTKRFKDILVFGYRLQQANVTMDPDTAHPLLVLSEDCKSVRRGDKTQNLPDGPERFDKWPFVLGREGFSSGRHCWEVIVEREDNWVVGVARKSLKRKGKAAFSSEGGIWAVGRWNGQYWALCTPHPPRPFLWGDLQIIRVTLNFAGGRVAFFDAERASLLFLFSAASFSRETLHPFFWLNSKAHLRLSP